The genomic window GTGCCGATGCGCTGCACCAGGCCACCGTTGCAGGCGATGCAGTAGTCATCATCGCCCTCGATGCCCAGCTCATGCAGGAACGGCGCCAGGCCCGGCACCGGTCGGCCGCTGGTCAGCACGATATGCACGCCGAGTGCGCGTGCCTGGGCGATGGCCTGCTTCACGCGCGCGGTGAGGGCGTGCGCGGGGTCCAGCAGGGTGCCATCCATATCGATGGCGACCAGTTCGATGGTCGATTGCCTGCGACCCATGTCCATCTTGTTCAACCTGCATGCGGGCCGACCATTTTAGGACAGCCCCCGGCCTCATGCCCGGTTCACCTCTGACCGGCAGGCTCCGGGGATACTCGGTGGGCCTGTGCGTCCCCCACCGCAGGACGGCCCCTGACCGCCCTACCCTGGACATCTGCCCGACGCATGACCTACAACGCCCCCGAGACCTCCGACGCCGCGCCGCTTGCCCAGCAGATTGAAGACCTGATCGACGGCCTGCCCGGCGAGCAGATCCGCGTTGGCACCCTGCTGCAGGCGCTGGGCGATGAAGGCCTGATGCTGGTGGTGATCCTGCTGTCGGCGATCTTCCTGATCCCGGTATCGATCCCCGGGCTGAGCACGGTGTTCGGTGCCTCCATCCTGCTGATCGGCCTGAGCCGCGTACGCGGCCGGCCGCTGTGGGTGCCGCAGCGCCTGGCCGGCAGGGAAATCGCCACCGACACGTTGAAGGCCAACCTGGGCCGTGCGCTGAAGTGGGTGCACCGCATGGAGCGGCTGTCGCGGCCGATGCGGCTGGCCGCGATGGTGCGCTCGAAGAAGATGATGCGGCTGAACAACCTGGCGCTGGTGTTCGCCACGATCCTGCTGATGCTGCCGGCCGGGCCGATTCCCTTCAGCAACACGCTGCCGGCACTGGCGCTGATGTCCTTCGCCATCGGCTTCATCCAGCGCGATGGCGCTGCGGTGGCGGCCGGCTACGGCTTCGTGGTGGCCTCGCTG from Stenotrophomonas sp. 704A1 includes these protein-coding regions:
- a CDS encoding exopolysaccharide biosynthesis protein: MTYNAPETSDAAPLAQQIEDLIDGLPGEQIRVGTLLQALGDEGLMLVVILLSAIFLIPVSIPGLSTVFGASILLIGLSRVRGRPLWVPQRLAGREIATDTLKANLGRALKWVHRMERLSRPMRLAAMVRSKKMMRLNNLALVFATILLMLPAGPIPFSNTLPALALMSFAIGFIQRDGAAVAAGYGFVVASLVYFGVLLGGVGFAADSVFSGFRAAPSEM